In the Microplitis mediator isolate UGA2020A chromosome 5, iyMicMedi2.1, whole genome shotgun sequence genome, ACAGAAAAATTGACTCTACTAATTAATTGACTCTAATTTTAACATTACTCAGCAAATTTTccacttaaatttttctcaatctAAATTTTCACTTTAACTTGTCATCTAATCATTCAccttattttcaattttattaattaattgattaatttttttggttaatgataaatattaattaattgatttttccacgcataaaaattttactaattactTCGTCACAATTAATATTCattcataacttttaatttatatttttctcactgATAATTTCcacaattaaattcatttcacTCGCAAAATAATCCGATTCTCAATTTTActcaacaattaatttatcaaaattctaGCGTCCTCTTtgaactttaatttatttaaatatttatttaatttgcttaaaattaatttataattaagcaatGACTAGAATTAAATTACGATTTGACTAGAAATTTAGCCATTGAGTTGGCGTCACTCAGGTCCTGAATTTTACTGACGGATTCAAGTTATTTGCTTATTTAAGAATTAATTTGGCCACTGGAATAAATTCCGGCCTCAATTCATTCTTCTCAAGTTAacgaataatttattcaattaattttccacgcgggaaaattattttaattcggCCAAAGGACCtgaagtaaaataattctgAGTTATTGACAAAATTGGCGGAGCATGGCGCGACAACTTTTGAGAGCACGAGACGCGTATTTGTAATGGCCAACGGCCTTCaagtacaaaataattatataaaaccgacggaaaaatattgagtaaattaattataaataaatttagccATTGGAATGTAAATTTCCgccaaaatttcatttataatttacctctATAATTCATAGCGGCAACTGATAAATTCTCTACTGTGTTCTGCTGCTGGAGATTTGTCACTTTCTCGTCCTTGGAACTGATGCCGGTCTCGTATGTGGTTCTCTCGCTTCTTTATTCGCCCTCCGTggattgttaaaaaattttacaaatgtcTAACCTGTCAATGAACAGTGCGTATTAgaatataatttacttttagaCAAAATTATCGGCCAAAGGTCCagattaatgattttaataattaatcacctCGTTCCACGTGAAGCGGACTTAAGCGTGTATATTTACCTTGATTATTCTACTGTCCGTCCGATTTAATCGTCTGCACAACTCTGCTCGTTCCACGTTCCGCAGCcacttttataatttcattccCCGATTCTGGTTCACTCCCGGAAACTTAATCTAGAGGAGTGGCAAATGTTCGGGTCTTGGTGATCGTGTGACACCCGGTGACAAGTCGCAACACTAACTCGCAACTAACGAGGTCAGTGGCCGGTTACCGGCGGGAaacgaaattcaaatttaaattattttattttatcgaggTGACTAATGTACTCTGTTACATCGCCCAACACAAAGTTCCATTTTTAGGTCATGGAATTTCCGGAGATACAATCGAATGCGATCCAAAACAAGTTGAATCATTTGATAATTAGCcttttccaaaaaataaaatcgatcTTCGAGGTTTCTTATGAGTTTCTTTTAGTACTATAggagatttataaaaaatttttccctaaTTGGTAAAGATCTTCATAAATTAACTGAGGagaaaatacaatttatttggGATGATAAAGCTCATCAGGCCTTCAAAAACATAAAGAAAGCTTTGAGTACTGCCCCTGTTCTAACACCTCCAGATCCGAATCTTTCTTCCATTCTAGACACTGACGCTTCTTATTTCCAATTAGGTGCAGTTTTGTCTTAAGTTCACTGAATTAAGACTCCCGATGGTAAGAAacaagaagttaaaaaagaagtagcttattataataaaatattatataaagcGGATAGACATAATTGTGTTACTAGGTAAGAATTATTAGCTGTTGTAAAATCAATTGAACATTTACGTCATTATTTAATGGAGGGAAAAGTTAGaggttttatttcaatatgtTTTTGAGATTGTTCATCACCCTGGTAGCAGTCATCGAAATGCTGATGCATTGTCTGGCCGTCCTTGTGATTgtaaaaagtgttaaaaattaaattcaaaaatttcagaaaattgTCTCTACatccaacaaataaatttagggATTGCAGATTCTATTAACTGGAGTAAACTCCAGATCGAAGATGAATTGTTGGAAGTTATCAttgattttaagaaaaaaaacctTGTACCGGATTGGCAGTCTATTTCTCATCTTAACTCCacctttaaaatttatctactCTATTTGGATtctttagaattaaaaaacgaTATACTTTAtgaaaaggccattcggcagccaaAATGGGGGGTAGATTTTccgattaatttatataaatagtttcatacatacatatcttgtgatacatgttagtgtatggTCATGATAcgaaattaggctcgttttctaagagtgagggtaGTAAAAGAACGACTATTTttgatagagaacttcagatagttgatttgacaaaacattatataggtaatgtaccaaactaacctttacgtaaacaaagtatagaaaatttgattacactgagaaaaaaaaatactattttccaaacaataatttcttggttcaagaaatccgttcaaaatatttattttattattattaattatcaatttcttgagaaaagagcatcaaaattatttttgttattatatgaatttaatattatattatgagtaaacaaaagaatagctttacttgaattaaataaaaattatttccttcaattctacgaattcttgagacaaaatgatatattcttaaaaattatcaagaatatatGTTCTTGTATCAAGTAAATGTTCTCAATAAAAGAATGTTTCTTTCTCAGTGTAATATGacatcataattgtaatcactattacgatggcaagaccagTTATATAACTATAGGACGTACATGTACGATTGAAACACATCATgaataatagaataaatacttctaaattataaaattgctgtgaaatttacaggttattttgtttacgataaaatacaactgacaaaattgtagtGTAATGGAAAATACATAAGTTATatccctgcttaaaaaatccgatagattcttataactgtatgtataaggccctatacttaTATTGGGCCCTATACTCGCTTCGCTCGACCGGATAACTAACTCGGTAGTcctgaacgttgctcactggtccacatTACGAGAGTTCAAGTCTTGTGCTCTTTTTCGTGATggattttaacaaaatttaaaaaaacttcatcaacttatataaaattttataaaaacaatatttgtcggcctcgatgataattatagaaaattttattaagtttcgtcaaatttcttaattttttgttgtgatctaaaatttaaaaaatcttatgtATACTTTtgcaaaatattaaataattccacaaaatcgtatgaaacttaatcgattgaaaaattgcgttactaaactttataatcttaatatcaaaagagttcaaactgtcgttacattttctttgtcattctaaataatattctcgctatatgatataaaaaaattaagttaatttttttatgctctcgctaatgttttaatctCAAACGTCTGAATAatctattatcgagtttatTGATTACTTTCACCTCAAAAATGTTCGACctttagttgttatttttacacatttacacattttcgaaaattcatgctatgattgttttatttcaataaattgatgataaaaaactatgactcaGAAGttacatcagcattgcgtaaaatactgacttgtcactgatgtaaaaatatgatttaagaTTGACATCCATAATACGTATAACCGTGATTTTGCaactgacataaatgtataattttaaaattacgtcattatgatgtacgataataattttattactacgtaagaatgtgatgtagattttatgtcaagcgtacgtaatacataaatcataactttgacgTCATACAAGAAtcatgcttacatcaatatgatgtcacaagTTTTAACATCATATTAAGGTCATgtagaacgtcagattgacatcaaatttatataagaTGTCGTGACATTTCTatgacctacgtatgacgtcaaaGTAAGGTCTCGTGTTCACTGGGTATAAAAAGGAAGTATTGCTATGATCATAGTCTACAATGCTTATTTAATGTTTAGATGATGACTATAACCTAACAGCATAACTAttctagtatatatatacctaACAGTATAGTATTGAAGGGCatagccactgtgaggatcgaaaaaatagaGGATTTTCGGCAATTTTTTCGACTGGGATagcaccaaaaaaatttcccctaCCACGGTCTGAcctctaactcaaaaacggattatctgaaacaaaaaaaccaaacttCGTTGTATTCTGTACGCATGTGGTTAGTTTTGCTCGTAGGGGATTTCGGGAATTTGGATTTGAAAGACAATGgtgacatattaaaaattttttcgttttttttatcattttttaacttcctgctaagaaaattgaaaattttcaaaaattcggaaaattattggtttcggtccgatttacgaaaatcgaatttctaagagatcttaacgttttgaggttctaggaagctattctgactcaTTTTAGGATGACGTCTgagtgtatgtacgtacgtatgtagatacctgtatctttcgaacggatgaaccgattttgaactttaaggtgtcattcaacgcagcttgtcaatatcttgaagctgtaggAAATTGCGCTTGACCGGTAGGGCTTGTTCAGAgatattacaaaaataaaattttttaaaaaatgtttttttggataacttctaatttgcttgatggattgattccaaaatcaacTGGGCTCttgagctttataagccgcgtcaaatgccacctcaagcatcaaaatcggttcattcgttcgcgagatatcgtgggagatagaaatgctaaaaaacggtattttcgaaaacaacagcctACGaaagcattttcgagctcgaagttttcgaaaatgtactctcaacaatgttttcgagctcatagagctcgaaaacagcggaaagtttaaaggctggcccacagggtcaactgacagacagattttttggattcaaacagccctaaaaaatcttaaaaatcaaaattttcaaacccTCTACGTGCAATtttagctactgaatagacgaatacggggaaaaaaagttgcgaatcggttCATATTTATGCATGTTACAGATGAgaccagttcaaaaaaagtagttttaagaaaaacgcgtttaaagtttttagttgatataaCGGCCAGTTGACGCGCTGttacaaaaatgactataactcgaaaaataatcggaattttcatataaattccAGATccatattttttgatatataaagttcgattttataaaaaaagataaattttttttttgaaattttacaatgGCTATCTCCCTTAACCCTTCAGCACTCTTGTGAAACGGTTGAGTTTCATTACTTTTGCGATGAGAAAAACTCTCACACCTTTTCCGCATACGCGCGCATGCTTATACCCCCTTTAATTTGaaaagtcagaaaaaagataaatttcttttcaaaaacaaTGTTAACATATTCAAGAACAACATTTGCAtctcatttatttatgttatattaaatttttccaaacaatacaaaacaatatttaaactTGGAAGTAATTAACTGAACAGTACTTTTCCATGCCTTGAAATAAGTCAGATGTAATcttataattactttttaatagcaTTGCAGTGTTAGTATACTTCGATAATAACCAAAATTCTAATTGTGGATAGCAATACAAATAGTAGAGATAAAATACAAAGATCAATTTTTGATTCATATTATCGTTTTAACTTTGAAGTAATTAAAGACTattattttcacaaaatttttaaattatcagctATCAGCACATGcacttcaataattaatattattcagtataaattattactcaattaacttattttaatattcatcGATGTAAACTAAAAACAAATAGATTGAGGTTAACTCCATAACAGCTGCTTGTATAAATTCTACATATACATCAACAAACACAAGTGCACCCTCTACGGAAACCTCCAAACTGCACCGATCAGACTCAATTTTGTAAATTCTGATCCTTTACTTCAATATAACGATGAGAAAATATCTCACAGAGTTGATAGAAtttgttttacttttctttGGTTTAAAACAATTGAAATAATAGTATTGAAATCTaaagtaatattaatttttttgcagataaaaaaaaaatcaagtagTCATTCcattcgaaattaaaaaaaaaaaatttgagttattAATAAGCGTGAGAGGAAATCTCATTGCGAAAGTGCTGAAGAGTTGAGAAAATATTATCTTTCAGTGCAAACAAATtaaaaggaaatttattttaatgtgtAATGCATAAGTTATTAAGACTTGAAACCATAAAAGATGCGGGTTTCtatattaacaaaatttttcaatgcttTAAAAGTATCATAAGAGAGTAACAATGTCAAGTTGAAGGTACAAATTTGTAGCCTGTCAATTCATCTTTAAGATACATTAGgtaaaaattatctgaaatatttagtttcagaGTTTGACAAACCTTAATAATTAAagatcacaataaaatataactgataGAATTGGTTTATACTAagaaatgcataagttatcaggaatgaaaaccatatttttgaattttcttgattctGTCTAAACATTCagggctatcaaattattggaaaaaggAGTCAGAACGAATTTTTcaggttaaaaattttgacttattAAACAAGCCTTAAGGTACTTTCTACAGAAATCGTCTAGGAGTTTTGAATTCTAAGTTATGCAACTTTAACAGAGAATAAAAAcggattttttcgaaaaatcggtgaaatttcaaatagctataacttctgaactaatcaaccgatttagctaattttcgaactTAATCAGAAAAATTACCCATGGAATATGtgtggaaaatttcattaggatcTAATAAGATATCTAGCTGCTATCGCGATGACAAGacagttataataataaggcGTACAAGTACGTTTGAAACATCAAAAGTGAtcaaagaaatacttttaaaatataaaatagctgttaaatttacaggctattttgtttattatgaaaaacaaCTAACGAAATTGGATTATAATAGGAAATGCATAaattatgtggaatgaaaaccatatttttaacattttttgattccattgaaattttcaaggctatcaaattattggaagaaatggtcaaaatatgaaatttgaGGTCATAAAtcaaagcttattagacaagctttcagatacttttCACGAAAATTGTCTATGAGTATTAGTTGTAAtattatatgaacttgaatgtggataaaaactgattttttcgaaaaatcgtggaaatttcgaacagccataacttctaaactaatcgaacgatttagcccatcttcgaactcaaccgaataagtgtaaaaaatttcattaagatctcataaaaattgtggacgcaatcgtgtcctcaaaactgCGTTATATCCCATGTATATTTTAGTGGTCAAGGTAATATTATATCAaatcaattcaaaaaactaataatgttaaatacttattttatttaacgaacaAATGTAACACAGTAACATTAAGAATACGAAAGGAAAATGCTTAGATGCGTGTGTACAGTTCAGCGGTATAACTTATTATGTCTCTACGAATGAGGTAAAGACGGAAAACGGAAATATCGATGTTTGACGTTGATTGCCAAAATTAATCGATCGCTTTGCATTGTAGCAAcacttcatatatatgtagcaATGCTACTAGGTGGAGAGATCGATAAATTTCGGCAGTTTACGTCgaacatcaatttttaatttttccgtCTCTACCTCATTCGTAGAGACAATAAGTAATAGATCGCTGGACCGCATACACGCATCCAAGTATTTTTCTTTACTGTATACTTACAATTACTGTGttacttttgttatttaaataaaacacttGTTTAATATAATCAGTTGGTTTTTAGTATGATGTACAACTAGTGCGGTAAGTTGCCAATTGCCCACGAGAGCAAAGGTGAGCGCACGAACGAAGTGAGTAATCAGCAACACTGCACGAATtgaacatacttttttttattattaatgcgaTATGAGTACTATTTTAGTGCTCGCTGTTTTGTTCGCCAAGTAGCTTTTTGCCGATTCAACTTTTGCCGTGACATTTTTGTGGGTTATACGATAATCTGCGtgtgacaattaaatttaagtgcaACTTTACTTGTTGCACGCAGATAATCGTTTAACGCACACAAATGTCGTGGAAACAGTTGAATGGGCAAACAGCTATTTGGCGAAAAAAAGAGCGTGCGCTAAGATAGCACTTGTAttgcataaataataaaaaataatttacaatatcaCCTGAACCACTAAATTGGTGATTAATCGGCGAGACCATGATTTTTCATTCACAGttatttttgtgttgatttaattagtgcaatgatttttttttagcattgtgcagttttttatcttttatcaaCGCTGGAGCATTGCTGGGCATCTTATGGACGCTATGCCGCATCAGTGTTGATTCGAGGGACCTTTAGTGCGAATCGAATAGTGATAAAAGTTTTTGCGCGCTGAAAACAAAATTGCCTATTTCGTGCAGTGTCGCGTTAAATTTTCCGGTAGCTACGTCATCAAAAATAGTTTCGAGGATTAAGCCAGAGAGTCAGCCGAACATTCCTGAGTGACGAGTCATCGCTGGGTAcgtagtaaaattaaaataaagtaattttaagtgcaggtgatattattatttaaaatattatttttatattttatatttcaaaatgtATGCATTCGTCGCAGAGGAAATCGCTGCTCTGCGTAAGCAACTTGCACTGTTGACTGCCGAGGTTAACGAAATGCTTACTCAGGAGCAACTTCCAAATACACGATCCAGAGCACACCGACACCATCGTCctcggaaagttaaaaaattcgactATTGCTGGTATCATTCCAAATTTGGCGAAAATGCGCGCGCATGCGCATCCGGCTGTAAATGGCAGGGAAATGCCACTGGGACCGAGTTTCTCGTGGACACTGGCTCTGATTTATCAGTTTTTCCTCGCGGCTCGATGAAATCGCAAACAACTCCCATAGGTTGTCAGCTTTATGCCGCAAATGGCACGATTATTGAAACCTATGGTTTATCATTACAAACACTAAATTTCGGACTGCGTCGAGATTTCACGTGGAATTTTATTGTAGCCGATGTCACCAAACCGATACTTGGGGCTGATTTTTTGAGTCATTTTGACTTGCTAGTCGACCTCAAACGTAAATGCTTACGCGACGGCATTACAGGTTTGACATCATCCGGTTATTTCCACGTAACAACAGCATTCGACAAAATCAAGGCTGTGGGCGGTGATTCCATTTATATGAAATTGCTACGTGAGTTCGCAGAGATCACACGACCTGATCCGTCCatcaatgaaaaaagaaaacattCAACGGTGCACTACATTCGTACAATACCTGGTCTACCTGTTTCTAGCGAAGCCCGTCGCTTATCGCctgacaaattaaaaattgctcAAGAGGAGTGCCGTAAAACGATTGAGCAAGGCATTTGTCGGCCATCGCAGAGTGCTTGGTCTTCGCCATTACACATGGTCCACTAAAAGGACGGTGGATGGAGACCATGTGGTGATTATCGGCATTAAATGACCGTCCTCTTATCGATAAATATGCACTTCGATATATGCATGATTTTGCCGCGTATTAACATGGGAAACAAACCTTCTCTGATGTCGATTTTACCAAAGCATTACTCCAACTTCGAGTAGCTCCAGAAGATGTCGAGAAAACAGCTATTATCACTCCGTTTGGCATATTCGAGTTTTTATACATGACTTCTGGACTCAAAAATGCAGCACAGACGTTCCAAAGATTTTCGACGAAATCACCCGTGATCTGGATTTCGTATTTCCATATATCGACGAGATACCAGTCGCATCCAAAGACGAAGAGGAGCATTTAAAACACCTCAAGCTATTATTTTAACGTCTTCGTGATTACGGACTAGTGATACACGTTCCGAAGTGCCAGCTAGGCAAAACCGAAGTTAAATTCTTCGGTTATTTAACCAACGAATACGGCATTTAACCATTGCCGGAAAAAGTTGAGGCTATCGTTAACCTCCAGCCTCCTAAAACCGTTAAAGCACTTCGTGGATTTCTCGGCACAATTAATTTCTACAGAAAATTCATTAAGAATGCTGCAGAAATTTTAGCGCAGTTAAATATAGTACTGGAAGGACCGAAAATCAAAGGATCGCATCCTGTCAACTGGACAGCTGATTTGCAACACGCTTTTGATGCTGCTAAACGATCTCTCGCTGATGCAACACTCCTCGTGCATCCAAGAACCAACGTGAATTGGGCAGTTTTTACCGATGCATGAGAAATCGGGATCGGTGCTGTCCTCCAGCAACGCGTAGACAATAACTGGCAGCTGCTGGCTTTCTTTAGCCGGAAATTACAGCCGTTGATCCAAAAATTGTCGACGTATGATCGAGAACTACACGCGATCTACGAAGCCGTTAGACATTTCCGGCATATTTCGAGGGTCGACACGTAACGATCTACACAGATCACAAACCGCTCCAAGACGCATTTAAACAGCGTACGGAGAGAGCTCCACCATGGCAATTCCACCGTTTGGATTTCATCGGTCAATTTACGACTGACATTAGACATGTTTCAGGCAACGACAATATTGTCGCTGACACATTGTCACGAGTCGAAGCAGTATCTACTAGCAGTAATTCGGAAGAACTTGCCAATGCACAGAAGCAAGATCTTGAGCTTCAACAACTGCTGCAACAGACAACCGCGTTGCAGCTTTGACGAATCaatttcgacaacggtttagCATTGTACTGTGACATTGCGTCAGGTACGGTGTGACCTTACGTTCCAGGACCGCTGAGGAGAAAAGTGTTCGATTCACTACACACGCTTGCTCACCCTGGAATCAAAGGATCATTGAAAATGGTCTCGAAACGATACGTCTGGCCATCTGTTAATAAAGACTCCCGCGAATGGGCGAAATCTTGCATTGATTGCCAGAAGAATAAAATTCAGAGACACGTGTCATCACTGATCGCCGGTTTTGAACCTCCAACCGAGCGATTCGAGCACGcccgataaaaaatgtttagatgATATGATTGGATCCAAACAGTCAGATATGCTTTGATCCAAATTCTTGCGCGATCCAAGCGGATCTGAACAGATCTGACAATATCCATAGAGATCCAAACAGATCTCACTATATCCACGAATATATAagtgtacacggaaaaatgttttttgtgacCGCAAGATAAGATAACATACAGTAACAAATTTCTGCCTTAACATACGGATAACGAAGCAATCGTTATGACTACAATGTTTTTGTAACGCTAGCAAATCGTTTGTTGCGCCTAGCAATAGTTTGTAACTGCAGCAAAACTATTATGTTGcagtaaaaaaagtgatttgttaaaataacaaaatgaatTTGTAGCACTGGCAGAATTTTTGTCCCCACAAGCTAAGATTACTTAGAGTAACAAATGCTTGCTTTGGAATACGATGATATTGATATCATTTGTTCTCATAACAAATAGGCTTCTTAATCACGGCACAATttcatttgttattataacaaattggTTTGTTACCGTAGGCTAATCATGTTTGTCagtataacaaaatttttcgttatccCATCTTTTGTTATGAGAACGAAACTCTTATTTTCCGTGTATCTAAGCTGATCTGCGTAAATGTCGATCTTTAAAAGAATCTACATAGATTTAAGCACATATATCTAAAGAAGTTTCATCACATTGTAATGAAtgcatgtataaatatattatactttaaacCATTCTAAAAACAATATCTACTTACATCTTGGATCTTATTGCTATTACCTCTTAATGCTTTTGATGAACCTTTGTATAACATATATCAAAAGtcaattgatatttaagtaaataaaatagatgaaTACTTTAGAAACGTTGAcacttttatattcaattatttacgtttatatttaattacatataatcaaataaattatg is a window encoding:
- the LOC130667321 gene encoding uncharacterized protein LOC130667321: MYAFVAEEIAALRKQLALLTAEVNEMLTQEQLPNTRSRAHRHHRPRKVKKFDYCWYHSKFGENARACASGCKWQGNATGTEFLVDTGSDLSVFPRGSMKSQTTPIGCQLYAANGTIIETYGLSLQTLNFGLRRDFTWNFIVADVTKPILGADFLSHFDLLVDLKRKCLRDGITGLTSSGYFHVTTAFDKIKAVGGDSIYMKLLREFAEITRPDPSINEKRKHSTVHYIRTIPGLPVSSEARRLSPDKLKIAQEECRKTIEQGICRPSQSAWSSPLHMVH